GGCCAGGAGAAAAGGCAGTTTCTACAACAAATCGCAATTTTATTGGAAGGATGGGGCATTCACAAAGTGAAGTTTATCTTGCAAGTCCAGCTGTGGCAGCTGCTTCAGCCATAGCAGGTAAAATTGCACATCCTGAGGAAGTGTTATGATTATAAAAGGTAAAGTTTGGCGTTTTGGCGATAATATAGATACAGATGTCATTATTCCTGCACGCTATTTAAGCACTTCGGATTCGCAGGAATTAGCAAAGCATTGCATGGAAGGTGTAAGAGAAGGCTTTGCAAATTTAGTCAAAGAGGGGGATATTATTGTTGCTGGAAGAAATTTTGGTTGTGGTTCTTCTCGTGAACATGCCCCTTTGGCTATTAAGGCAGTAGGAATAAGGGCAATTGTAGCTAAAAGCTTTGCTCGTATTTTTTATCGTAATGCCTTTAATATTGGATTGCCTATTGTAGAATCTCAAGCAGTGGTAGATGCTACAGAAGAAGGGGATATTTTAAAAATTGATCTAGATAAAGGAGAAATTATAAATATTACTAAAAATCTTATTTTTACAATTGAACCTTTACCTAGTTTTATGAAAGAGTTAATAGAAAATGGTGGTTTAATTGCCCATTTAGCTAAAAAAGGGGGGTATTAAATGGCAAAAGAAGTCAATGTAGCTGTAGTTGGGGCTACTGGAGCAGTAGGTAATGAGATGGTAAAAGTTTTAGAACAAAGAAATTTTCCTGTAAAAAATCTAAAACTCCTTGCTTCAGAACGTTCTATTGGCAAGACATTAAATTTTCATGATGAAGAGGTTCCAGTTGAGGTGCTAAGCGAAGATTCTTTTAAAGGTATTGATATTGCTTTATTTTCTGCTGGTGCTAGCATTAGTAAACAATATGCCCCTCTAGCAGCGGCTGCTGGTGCAGTGGTAGTAGA
This genomic window from Candidatus Desulfofervidus auxilii contains:
- a CDS encoding 3-isopropylmalate dehydratase small subunit, with the translated sequence MIIKGKVWRFGDNIDTDVIIPARYLSTSDSQELAKHCMEGVREGFANLVKEGDIIVAGRNFGCGSSREHAPLAIKAVGIRAIVAKSFARIFYRNAFNIGLPIVESQAVVDATEEGDILKIDLDKGEIINITKNLIFTIEPLPSFMKELIENGGLIAHLAKKGGY